The following proteins come from a genomic window of Diorhabda carinulata isolate Delta chromosome X, icDioCari1.1, whole genome shotgun sequence:
- the LOC130902335 gene encoding carbonic anhydrase 2-like isoform X1, translated as MSTMGPIGKNFYMSLDWGYCEVNGPHSWVSNFPDAAGERQSPIDISPVNVMKITSDERLQWKYKPESSTKLQNTGSAWKVTVKGNGSILKGGPLQAEYVLDQFHCHWGETNEKGSEHTINGEHFAAELHLVHWNSTKYSSIQEAANDPDGLCVLGVFFKVGKKNDELEKVTKYLEQVQHKNDTVIIPEAIDPQLFLPKENAYYTYHGSLTTPPCSECVVWIVFKEPLEVSEEQLHAFRQIKKFNKEDGKCCVEECDGYIKKNFRPTVPLGLRQVKEYR; from the exons GACCTCATTCTTGGGTATCCAATTTTCCGGATGCTGCTGGTGAACGGCAAAGTCCAATTGACATCTCACCTgttaatgtaatgaaaataactAGCGATGAAAGATTACAATGGAAATACAAACCGGAATCTTCGACTAAATTACAAAATACTGGATCTGCATGGAAAGTGACAGTAAAAGGAAATGGGTCAa ttttgaaaggTGGACCTCTTCAAGCAGAATACGTTTTGGACCAATTTCATTGTCACTGGGGTGAAACAAATGAGAAGGGATCTGAACATACTATCAACGGTGAACATTTTGCAGCTGAA TTACATTTGGTTCATTGGAATTCAACGAAATATTCCAGTATTCAAGAAGCGGCCAATGACCCTGATGGCCTTTGTGTACTGGGAGTGTTTTTTAAG GTGGGAAAAAAGAACGATGAACTAgaaaaagttacaaaatatcTGGAACAAGTACAACATAAAAACGATACTGTTATAATACCAGAAGCTATTGATCCTCAACTTTTTCTTCCTAAAGAAAACGCTTACTACACATACCACGGATCTCTTACTACACCTCCTTGTTCGGAATGTGTCGTTTGGATTGTATTCAAAGAACCTTTGGAAGTCTCCGAAGAACAA tTACACGCTTTTAgacaaattaagaaatttaataagGAAGATGGTAAATGTTGTGTCGAAGAATGCGATGGATATATAAAGAAGAACTTCAGACCTACAGTACCATTGGGTCTAAGACAAGTGAAAGAATACCGCTAA
- the LOC130902335 gene encoding carbonic anhydrase 2-like isoform X2 has translation MSLDWGYCEVNGPHSWVSNFPDAAGERQSPIDISPVNVMKITSDERLQWKYKPESSTKLQNTGSAWKVTVKGNGSILKGGPLQAEYVLDQFHCHWGETNEKGSEHTINGEHFAAELHLVHWNSTKYSSIQEAANDPDGLCVLGVFFKVGKKNDELEKVTKYLEQVQHKNDTVIIPEAIDPQLFLPKENAYYTYHGSLTTPPCSECVVWIVFKEPLEVSEEQLHAFRQIKKFNKEDGKCCVEECDGYIKKNFRPTVPLGLRQVKEYR, from the exons GACCTCATTCTTGGGTATCCAATTTTCCGGATGCTGCTGGTGAACGGCAAAGTCCAATTGACATCTCACCTgttaatgtaatgaaaataactAGCGATGAAAGATTACAATGGAAATACAAACCGGAATCTTCGACTAAATTACAAAATACTGGATCTGCATGGAAAGTGACAGTAAAAGGAAATGGGTCAa ttttgaaaggTGGACCTCTTCAAGCAGAATACGTTTTGGACCAATTTCATTGTCACTGGGGTGAAACAAATGAGAAGGGATCTGAACATACTATCAACGGTGAACATTTTGCAGCTGAA TTACATTTGGTTCATTGGAATTCAACGAAATATTCCAGTATTCAAGAAGCGGCCAATGACCCTGATGGCCTTTGTGTACTGGGAGTGTTTTTTAAG GTGGGAAAAAAGAACGATGAACTAgaaaaagttacaaaatatcTGGAACAAGTACAACATAAAAACGATACTGTTATAATACCAGAAGCTATTGATCCTCAACTTTTTCTTCCTAAAGAAAACGCTTACTACACATACCACGGATCTCTTACTACACCTCCTTGTTCGGAATGTGTCGTTTGGATTGTATTCAAAGAACCTTTGGAAGTCTCCGAAGAACAA tTACACGCTTTTAgacaaattaagaaatttaataagGAAGATGGTAAATGTTGTGTCGAAGAATGCGATGGATATATAAAGAAGAACTTCAGACCTACAGTACCATTGGGTCTAAGACAAGTGAAAGAATACCGCTAA